The genomic segment CCGATGGCCGAGCTGCGCTCGTTCTTCGAGAAGCTCGGCTTCGCCTCGGTCCGGACGCTCCTCCAGACCGGCAACGTCGTGTTCGAGACGGCGCAAAGGGGCGATCTCGAGAAGCTGCTCGAGGCCGAAGCCGCCAAACGTTTGAAGCTCGCGACCGACTTCCTGGTCCGGGATCCGGCCGAGTGGAACGAGATCCTCGATCACAACCCGTTCGCGAAGATGGCGAGGGAGGATCCCGCCCGCCTGGTGGTCATGCCCCTCAAGCACGCGCCCACCGCGGCCGGGATCGCGACGCTGCGAGCGGCGATTCCCGGGCGGGAGCAGATCGCGCCTGGAGCTCGACACCTCTACATCACCTACCCCGATGGGCAGGG from the Candidatus Sulfotelmatobacter sp. genome contains:
- a CDS encoding DUF1697 domain-containing protein, whose product is MPTRIALLRAINVGGVTVPMAELRSFFEKLGFASVRTLLQTGNVVFETAQRGDLEKLLEAEAAKRLKLATDFLVRDPAEWNEILDHNPFAKMAREDPARLVVMPLKHAPTAAGIATLRAAIPGREQIAPGARHLYITYPDGQGRSRLNLKLIESKLGTRGTARNWNTARKILELAGE